Proteins encoded within one genomic window of Acipenser ruthenus chromosome 32, fAciRut3.2 maternal haplotype, whole genome shotgun sequence:
- the LOC131703124 gene encoding uncharacterized protein LOC131703124, producing the protein MMPCCLRFGITLLLAVLVTEVWTQNPPLGSVRTECQGSVMMMMLDKSFVGKYFRINVIDNKGALVSLSPRLAAQCGYSLTVDFLGNAKFLASVVSCFAQNTNDETYKLTVQISVFSNSAMTSASSYVQSMTCRYSPWAEREILCERNYMEVSVRRGVPLIEPNFVQDDPDWSLAYPEATAADNSIWKIVFHLPANRKTTMTVAQAMTNGYGINTTPTRILVRAAYNSTESQPQVIQTVPMAVLRSTTFYKQRWMVMMVDTAVTCPTDGTAFTEQMITWNVPRVLPPLVPTPQITTLDVQMGVDGRKLDPATIHNRDYKLDVGPQLITVKIPVGADGGYYKSHVVDNTYVISYSIEPMLEHTWQDGPEKTKYTVLHPITTPFMPRPPVVTNNTVPKARVFNVTLGTFLPDVELVKIIVGPETLTVPEANLKGYNVQEHVFPNGSKTYTLQVPFEDPNVKQKVTPPDTRTYILPLTYLLNIVPENTPFTHPAVVEAILKDIILPTVTGYCDGAAFYTMVTYGNMGRNWVPFVGSRELGGSLLALYKYNANATNFWMTVPYNSVDATYEVISSSGIRSRLDLTLKDVGTMVVVADFSLSCSFPTKI; encoded by the exons atgatgccgtgttgtcttagatttgg aataacattgctgttagcagtgttagtcactgaagtttggacgcagaacccgcctctag gctcggtgaggacagaatgtcaagggagtgttatgatgatgatgttggataagtcttttgttggaaagtattttcgtatcaatgtgattg acaataagggggcgcttgtgtccctctctccaagactggccgcacagtgtggatatagcttaaccgttgacttcttgggaaatgccaagttccttgcttctgtggtgagctgctttgctcagaacaca aatgatgagacctacaagctgacagtacaaatcagtgtcttctcaaacagtgctatgacttcagcttcctcctatgttcagagcatgacatgccgctattctccatgggcagagagggagattctgtgtgaaagaaactacatggag gtttctgtgagaagaggggtgccacttattgagccaaactttgttcaagatgatcctgattggtcccttgcataccctgag gcaactgctgctgacaacagcatctggaaaattgtgttccatctcccagcaaatagaaagacaaccatgactgttgctcaggccatgacaaatggctatggcataaacactacaccaactcgaattctggttagagctgcatacaactccacagaaagccagcctcaggtg atccaaactgtaccaatggctgtgctaagatcaaccaccttttataagcaaagatggatggtcatgatggtggacactgcagttacatgtcctactg atggaacagccttcacagaacagatgattacatggaatgttccccgtgttctacctccCCTTGTTCCGACgccacaaattactacccttgatgttcaaatgggagttgatggccgcaagcttgaccctgcaacgattcataatagagattataaactggatgtcggtccccagctaatcactgtaaaaattcctgtgggagctgatggtggatattacaag agccatgtagtggacaacacctatgtgatctcttactctattgaaccaatgctggagcatacctggcaagatgggcctgagaagaccaagtacactgtacttcatccaataaccactcctttcatgcctcggccaccagttgtcacaaaca acactgttcctaaagccagagtgttcaatgtgaccctggggacattcctgcctgatgtggagctggtcaaaattatagttggaccagagacgttaactgtgccagaagccaacctaaaaggttataatgtccaggagcatgtctttcccaatggatccaagacttacactctccaggtgccatttgaggaccccaatgtgaagcaaaag gtaactcctccagacaccagaacctacattctgcccctgacctacttgctgaatatagtgccagagaatacaccctttactcatcctgctgtagttgaagccattctcaaagacatca ttctacctacagtaactggctactgtgatggtgctgcattctataccatggtaacatatggcaacatgggtcgcaactgggttccttttgtgggctcaagagaacttggtggaagtctgcttgccctgtacaagtataatgccaatgctaccaatttctggatgactgtgccatacaattcagttgatgccacatatgaa gtgatcagttcttcgggcatcagaagcaggcttgacttgaccttgaaggatgttgggaccatggttgtggtggctgacttttctctgtcctgcagtttccctacaaaga tttga